Proteins found in one Podarcis muralis chromosome 5, rPodMur119.hap1.1, whole genome shotgun sequence genomic segment:
- the CPNE1 gene encoding copine-1 isoform X2 — translation MAHCVTKVELSISCDNLLDKDVGSKSDPLCVLLQDVGGNQWTELDRTEKIKNCQNPQFSKKLRIDYYFEKVQKLKFGIYDIDNKSYDLNDDDFLGGAECTLGQIVSSKTVTQPLMLKKGKPAGKGTVTISAEEIKDTRVVSLDVEARNLDKKDFLGKSDPFLEFYKESDGGKWQLVYRSEVIKNNLNPCWRKFSVPLQTFCGGDFNKPMKVSVSDMDDSTSSDLIGEFTCATAKLLEARDQALEFECIHPEKKRKKKSYKNSGIVRVKSCKIEMEYSFLDYIMGGCQINFIVGIDFTGSNGDPKSPDSLHYISPNGINEYLTAIWCVGNVVQDYDTDKLFPAFGFGAQVPPDWKVSHEFALNFNPTNPYCQGIQGIVDAYRQALPQIRLYGPTNFSPIINHVARFAAQAAQQNTASQYFVLLIITDGEITDLDQTRQAIVNASKLPMSIIIIGVGSAEFNAMEFLDGDDGVLKSLSGEPAARDIVQFVPFRRFQNAPREALSQSVLAEVPKQLVSYFKMLGLNPMKMPSEKQP, via the exons ATGGCGCACTGCGTGACAAAGGTGGAACTGTCCATATCATGCGATAATCTGCTTGATAAAGATGTTGGCTCAAAATCTGATCCTCTATGTGTCCTGCTTCAAGATGTTGGTGGAAACCAATGGACCGAA TTGGATCGaactgaaaaaataaagaattgcCAGAATCCTCAATTTTCAAAGAAGCTGCGAATTGATTACTATTTTGAGAAAGTTCAGAAACTGAAATTTGGCATTTACGACATCGATAACAAATCCTATGACTTAAATGATGACGACTTTCTTGGAGGGGCAGAGTGCACCTTGGGACAG ATTGTGTCGAGTAAAACTGTCACTCAGCCTTTAATGCTGAAGAAAGGAAAACCTGCAGGAAAAGGCACTGTTACG ATTTCTGCAGAAGAGATTAAAGACACTAGAGTTGTGTCCTTAGATGTTGAAGCCCGGAATTTAGACAAAAAG GATTTTTTGGGCAAATCTGATCCATTTTTGGAGTTTTATAAGGAGAGTGATGGTGGAAAATGGCAGCTTGTCTACCGATCAGAG GTAATTAAGAACAATTTAAATCCCTGCTGGAGAAAGTTCAGTGTTCCTCTGCAAACATTTTGTGGTGGTGACTTCAACAAACCAATGAAG GTTTCAGTTAGTGATATGGATGACAGCACCAGTTCAGATTTGATAGGGGAATTCACATGCGCCACTGCAAAGCTGTTGGAAGCGAGAGACCAAGCG TTGGAATTTGAGTGTATTCACCctgagaagaagagaaagaagaagagctATAAAAACTCTGGCATTGTTCGAGTGAAGTCTTGCAAA ATTGAAATGGAATATTCTTTCCTGGATTACATCATGGGAGGCTGCCAAATTAATTTCATT GTGGGCATAGATTTCACCGGCTCCAATGGAGATCCAAAGTCACCAGATTCTCTTCACTATATCAGTCCAAATGGGATCAATGAATACCTGACGGCCATCTGGTGTGTGGGGAACGTGGTACAGGATTATGACAC TGACAAACTGTTCCCTGCCTTTGGGTTTGGAGCTCAAGTTCCTCCAGACTGGAAG GTATCCCATGAATTTGCATTGAACTTTAACCCTACAAATCCCTATTGCCAAG GAATCCAGGGAATTGTGGATGCATATCGCCAGGCATTGCCTCAGATTCGTCTCTATGGTCCAACAAATTTCTCTCCAATTATAAATCATGTTGCCAGGTTTGCTGCTCAGGCAGCACAGCAAAATACTGCTTCT CAATACTTTGTCTTGCTGATAATCACAGATGGGGAGATCACCGATCTGGACCAAACCAGGCAAGCCATTGTCAATGCCTCCAAGCTGCCCATGTCTATCATTATCATTGGAGTTGGGAGCGCTGAGTTCAATGCCATGGAATTCCTTGATGGAGACGATGGTGTTCTAAAGTCCTTGTCAGGGGAACCAGCTGCACGAGATATTGTCCAGTTTGTGCCCTTCAGGAGGTTCCAGAAT GCTCCTCGTGAGGCACTTAGCCAGTCAGTGTTAGCTGAAGTTCCTAAGCAACTGGTATCCTACTTCAAGATGCTTGGCCTGAATCCCATGAAGATGCCTTCAGAAAAACAGCCATAA
- the CPNE1 gene encoding copine-1 isoform X1, with product MAHCVTKVELSISCDNLLDKDVGSKSDPLCVLLQDVGGNQWTELDRTEKIKNCQNPQFSKKLRIDYYFEKVQKLKFGIYDIDNKSYDLNDDDFLGGAECTLGQIVSSKTVTQPLMLKKGKPAGKGTVTISAEEIKDTRVVSLDVEARNLDKKDFLGKSDPFLEFYKESDGGKWQLVYRSEVIKNNLNPCWRKFSVPLQTFCGGDFNKPMKVHCSDYDSDGSHDLIGIFETNLSQLQKAGGSSPLEFECIHPEKKRKKKSYKNSGIVRVKSCKIEMEYSFLDYIMGGCQINFIVGIDFTGSNGDPKSPDSLHYISPNGINEYLTAIWCVGNVVQDYDTDKLFPAFGFGAQVPPDWKVSHEFALNFNPTNPYCQGIQGIVDAYRQALPQIRLYGPTNFSPIINHVARFAAQAAQQNTASQYFVLLIITDGEITDLDQTRQAIVNASKLPMSIIIIGVGSAEFNAMEFLDGDDGVLKSLSGEPAARDIVQFVPFRRFQNAPREALSQSVLAEVPKQLVSYFKMLGLNPMKMPSEKQP from the exons ATGGCGCACTGCGTGACAAAGGTGGAACTGTCCATATCATGCGATAATCTGCTTGATAAAGATGTTGGCTCAAAATCTGATCCTCTATGTGTCCTGCTTCAAGATGTTGGTGGAAACCAATGGACCGAA TTGGATCGaactgaaaaaataaagaattgcCAGAATCCTCAATTTTCAAAGAAGCTGCGAATTGATTACTATTTTGAGAAAGTTCAGAAACTGAAATTTGGCATTTACGACATCGATAACAAATCCTATGACTTAAATGATGACGACTTTCTTGGAGGGGCAGAGTGCACCTTGGGACAG ATTGTGTCGAGTAAAACTGTCACTCAGCCTTTAATGCTGAAGAAAGGAAAACCTGCAGGAAAAGGCACTGTTACG ATTTCTGCAGAAGAGATTAAAGACACTAGAGTTGTGTCCTTAGATGTTGAAGCCCGGAATTTAGACAAAAAG GATTTTTTGGGCAAATCTGATCCATTTTTGGAGTTTTATAAGGAGAGTGATGGTGGAAAATGGCAGCTTGTCTACCGATCAGAG GTAATTAAGAACAATTTAAATCCCTGCTGGAGAAAGTTCAGTGTTCCTCTGCAAACATTTTGTGGTGGTGACTTCAACAAACCAATGAAG gtGCACTGTTCAGATTATGATAGTGATGGGTCACATGACTTGATAGGCATTTTTGAAACTAACCTCTCCCAGCTACAGAAGGCAGGTGGCAGCTCTCCG TTGGAATTTGAGTGTATTCACCctgagaagaagagaaagaagaagagctATAAAAACTCTGGCATTGTTCGAGTGAAGTCTTGCAAA ATTGAAATGGAATATTCTTTCCTGGATTACATCATGGGAGGCTGCCAAATTAATTTCATT GTGGGCATAGATTTCACCGGCTCCAATGGAGATCCAAAGTCACCAGATTCTCTTCACTATATCAGTCCAAATGGGATCAATGAATACCTGACGGCCATCTGGTGTGTGGGGAACGTGGTACAGGATTATGACAC TGACAAACTGTTCCCTGCCTTTGGGTTTGGAGCTCAAGTTCCTCCAGACTGGAAG GTATCCCATGAATTTGCATTGAACTTTAACCCTACAAATCCCTATTGCCAAG GAATCCAGGGAATTGTGGATGCATATCGCCAGGCATTGCCTCAGATTCGTCTCTATGGTCCAACAAATTTCTCTCCAATTATAAATCATGTTGCCAGGTTTGCTGCTCAGGCAGCACAGCAAAATACTGCTTCT CAATACTTTGTCTTGCTGATAATCACAGATGGGGAGATCACCGATCTGGACCAAACCAGGCAAGCCATTGTCAATGCCTCCAAGCTGCCCATGTCTATCATTATCATTGGAGTTGGGAGCGCTGAGTTCAATGCCATGGAATTCCTTGATGGAGACGATGGTGTTCTAAAGTCCTTGTCAGGGGAACCAGCTGCACGAGATATTGTCCAGTTTGTGCCCTTCAGGAGGTTCCAGAAT GCTCCTCGTGAGGCACTTAGCCAGTCAGTGTTAGCTGAAGTTCCTAAGCAACTGGTATCCTACTTCAAGATGCTTGGCCTGAATCCCATGAAGATGCCTTCAGAAAAACAGCCATAA